Within Xiphias gladius isolate SHS-SW01 ecotype Sanya breed wild chromosome 5, ASM1685928v1, whole genome shotgun sequence, the genomic segment TCCAGACAAGACCTCAATGACACTTTCCAGCTGGAGACACTCGATCTATCAGATAACAATCtgctcttctttcctttcttgcCCAGCCACAGTCACTTACGGAACCTTTTCCTGTCCCACAACAGCATTAGGTTCTACGGACACTTGGCAGACAACACCACGTTCCCGAACTCGACTAATACCATTGAGTTCTACAATCTGAAGAAGTACCAGGGCAACGTGACCGCTCAGTTGTGGAATGACAGTCTTCACGGTGACATCTCCTCTCTCAAGATTTTGGATCTGAGAGGAAACCAGGTGGAGTATTTCCCCCCAGGGTTCATCCAGACAATGCCTACCCTGTCCAGACttcaaatgtgcaaaaactGCCTGGAAACCTTAAATCTGACTTCTGAACAATTCTCCGGCAGCTTGTACGAGTTGGATGTCAGCGACAACAGGCTCAGCCGGATTGTAGCAGATGAAGGTACGCTGACCACTCTTGGCAATCTGACATACTTTAACCTGAGCCTGAATGAGCTTGGGGGGTTACCCTCAAAATTCTTTCAGTCGCTGCCAAGCCTCGGGTCGGTGGATCTGAGCTATAACAACATTGGCATTTGTCTTTCTGAAGAAACTGAGGTCAGTGCAGACAGTATCTCGGCTTGTGTGGATTGGAAAAACATTGCGTCCCTTGGGCAGCTTTACCTTAAAGGATGCAACCTCGAAATAATCCCATCGTCTGCGTTCGCAGGGTTGTCGCTAACACACCTGGAACTGTCCGATAACCCGGGGCTCATTATCCAACAATCAATACAAGGTCTCAGCAGAACTTTAAAGCATCTAGGTCTAGCAAACACTCAGATACAAGACTTTGACTTGTCCGGTTTCAAACGTCTGATGTTTTTAAACCTTTCGAGGAACTCTCTTGCCCATCTCCCCCCTTCACTCCTAAATCTTGACCTGAAAGTGCTCGACTTGAGGGACAACCGACTGTCCACCATCCCCTCAGGCCTGGCTGCCCAGTTGGCTGCAAAACTTAACGTTGTTTTCCTCACAGGAAATCCGTTCAACTGCTGCCAAACAGAATGGTTCAggacatttgaaacaaaaaagacagtcCATATGATCGGGCTGTCAGACATTGAATGTGAATATCCCGTCCAAACAACACACAGCGTGCAGCACTTTCAGTCATCTGTGTGTTGGGGAGAAGGGGGGGAATCTATTCTCTGGTACATTCTGCTTTTTGTACCCATATGTCTTTCGTTTGTTGGCATTTCAGTGATTGTTCTCCGCACCTTCCAGCCCAAGATGCTACAGAAATCAATTAAAAAGAAGTGTTTGAGGCCTACATCTTACTGATACTTTATAAACCCCacacaaaactgtgttttgtgcAGTATAGTATTGAGAAATGTAAGTGAatgtattttggaaataaattcaATTCGTCGTAAGACTGTCTACATTAATGAAGGAACAAGTGTACGATAAGTACGTAAACAACAGGGcattctgtttttcacattgcCTTTTTTGGTTCATTGAAGTGTGTTTCAAAACCAGGCCCTAATCCCGATACCCCGATGTAAAAATGTGGCCGCGTTCCTgtcgatgtgtgtgtgcgtgtgtgtgtgtcaacataTGCAGAAGTAATGTGATGCAAGCTGTTGTTATaagcagcagaggaaacatGAAATTTCCTGTTTTGCTAAGATCTGCAGCAACTGCCCAGTTCTGTATCTCTAAGAGGAGGGGTTTGAGGTTTCCTTCCCATCAGTGAGACTCAGATGCGACATCGACATGAAATTCCAGCGTGTCAGTACTCACGAGGAGTTGGTTTGGGCCCCAATACTGATACTTGCTAGTCTATCCTGCTCTTTACTTGGCAGCAAAAAAAGTGAGAAGCCACTAAGTTTAAACAAACGCGTACGTCGGAAACATTACATTGTTAAAGAGGGGACAGCGTCAGCAGCGTGTAGCACAGGGAGGAAtgcctttgtgtgcatgtgtgtagctGCTCAGGAGTGACAAGGCTGAGAGAGCTGATAGCTGTGCAGAATGCCGGAGGCCTAACCAGAAGGTAACCAAAATACCACTGTGGTGATGCTCAGGGTCATGGTGGTtggaaacatgaaaaagaaaagtcgGAGCGCAGCCTCGTTAAAGCCTCGAAACACCGACATTTTTACATAGCTTACAAAACAAAGTCGCCAGTCGGTCAGTCAAAGAGCCAAAAGTATAATATATGAGTGAGTTTTTGTTCTTCCGCAGGGCAGGGAGGATTAGTTCTAGGCATGCAAATGGGTTccaagtgagaaagagaaatacagtCAAGTCAGGGCAGCAGTTGATTAGATATGAAAGTTGGAGGAATTTCATTTTCTACTTACCACTAACCACCATGCAGttatttgtaatgtaatgtgaacTAATGCGAGCCTCGTCCTGCACATCTGGACTCATTATGAATCTTGAATCCGGCGGACGTCTCCATTGAAGCAAAACTACTTGCAGACATTAAGTTGAAGGGCGTAAATTGAGGTTTTCACTTTCAGTCAGGAAATGGGCCACAGGCAAGATATTAAATAAAGGCGTCAACTTATAGGAAGCAGGATGTGGACCTGGAGCGGTAAAGTGCAGCTACTGGCCCCACAAAACGGCTAAAGATCCCGATCACATCGGGGAGAATTGGGAAAGACCTACAGCCGAGAAACCACCATTTGCGGAAGGCTCTTTGCCACTGGTCACAGATTGTCGACCAAGAGGAATTTCATTTGATTACTCAACTATATTAGGTCAGGAGTCAGAGGAGAGCaacataaaatatgttaaaGGGCGTTCACACAACATGGCAGCCAAACCTTGATAACTTAACATGGTGTGTGAATGCCCGAGAGTTGCGCAAGCCATATTCAGAGGTGGTCAGGTACGTACCATATATGAATTATAGGACTGCCCCGTCGAGTTTCCAGGGTGCATTTACAGCACTGCAGACCTGCCAAGCACAGAGCGATGCAGCCGATTTGTCTTTGTAAAACATCTCAGCCTCGGTTATGGGGTCCGGACTTGAGGTGAGTTGGCAAATATACACCACAATACTCTCTACAAGTAGTGTGGCTGAGTGACAcgacttgtttttgtttcaagtAGTGGTCACAGTTTCTCACAGATAAGTGCAAATGTGAATGGAGAATTGAAATTTGGCCTCCTGTGGTCAAAACGAGATTAATTTGAGTTGTATTCtggcagcagctgtgtgtgtgcgtgtgtgtgtgtgtgtgtgagctggaTCTAGATAAAATCTAGATATGTATGTGTGGATTCATTACACCTGATGTTGTCAGGATCACATGTGTACTAtatgtgaatgtaaatatgTCCCTGAAGGCAACTCGCTCTAGTCTTGTTTTGCAATGTCTACAGAGTCGCTGTCGTTTACAAACTCTATGTACTGATTCAGTGGAACATCTTGAGGGAGACGGCTGCCTGGTGGAGCGCGGTTGGCAGAGAAAGAGGTGACCtataaaggacaaaataaaggaCAGCAGACAGCTCTGCAGAGGGTTCCTTGGACTTCGTGGCGCTCGTCTGACATGCAGCGTTCAACGCGGGACCTTATGTACACACACGCTCCAGGCTCATCTCAAGgttaattaaagcaaacaggaagcacTTGATTAAAGTTTAGTAGCCACAGCAGGgcgggtctgaatacttctgcttttgtttgatttttaatatgtttgcaaaaatttctaaaaacatgttttcactttctcgTGATGGGTTATTGAGTGAGGACCGATGggacaaaaatgtcagttttatccATTCAAAGTTAAAtctacagcaaaataaaatgaagggTTCTGAAAACTTCCTGAAACCACAGTGACAACGCTACCGTGCTGATGTATACCGTTTTCTTTTTGACCATCTTAGAGtagtgtgttaatgtgtataatgttaatatttttagcaCATGCAACAACACAAATTGAGCCgatagtttatttattttagccaCCGCCAAGatatatttcactgaaaaccacaaGTGTCGAACTCGCGGTGGcacaagagaaaaagtcagTAGGTTTCCTCCCCTGGGGACCGTGAATGTTCAGGCGGACCGATGGACCGACTGACTGGCCGGGCCACGCAGCAAGTCCCCGTAATCTAGCCGCTAGCGTGGCTGAAATGAAGTGACAAAGTGACGTAGTGATAATTTGGCGGCTGCCTGTTTCATCCTCTTCAGCAGTCAGATAACCAGCAGCTCCAGATATCAGATTATTCTCTCGTTTTCACCgttttttcctgctctgatgACTTTTTTCTCTCGAACAGGCTCCTCACTTTCTGTCAAAAGGAAT encodes:
- the nrros gene encoding transforming growth factor beta activator LRRC33 isoform X1 — protein: MPVHGLTPILLCLSPVWIILTPISSHPQLSRCQLIQRAALCNNAKLSSVPPGLPSYIEELQINYNHLQTLKDNSLLHYTSLNTLSLACNSLEKLESNTFQDSKWLESLNLANNNLYIGYPDTSHALKKLPGLRALDLSENKLNDEMAATLLQNLTSLEYLNLSGNLLQRLDETSFRDLHQLRELDLQRNIMFEIDGAFDNNPKLQRLNLAFNYLPCLTDFHMTQLVVLNASHNFIEWFISRQDLNDTFQLETLDLSDNNLLFFPFLPSHSHLRNLFLSHNSIRFYGHLADNTTFPNSTNTIEFYNLKKYQGNVTAQLWNDSLHGDISSLKILDLRGNQVEYFPPGFIQTMPTLSRLQMCKNCLETLNLTSEQFSGSLYELDVSDNRLSRIVADEGTLTTLGNLTYFNLSLNELGGLPSKFFQSLPSLGSVDLSYNNIGICLSEETEVSADSISACVDWKNIASLGQLYLKGCNLEIIPSSAFAGLSLTHLELSDNPGLIIQQSIQGLSRTLKHLGLANTQIQDFDLSGFKRLMFLNLSRNSLAHLPPSLLNLDLKVLDLRDNRLSTIPSGLAAQLAAKLNVVFLTGNPFNCCQTEWFRTFETKKTVHMIGLSDIECEYPVQTTHSVQHFQSSVCWGEGGESILWYILLFVPICLSFVGISVIVLRTFQPKMLQKSIKKKCLRPTSY